The Devosia sp. genome segment GATGGCGGTAAAGCCTTCGGCGACGAACGCGTCGAGAATGTCGAACCCCCTGGCTTCGTCGACGGTCCAGCCGAAGACATTGCCGCCCAGAACGAGCGGTTCGATGACCAGTTCACTGCGACCCAGGGGACGGCGATTCATTGCGGCTCTCCTTGTTGGCTTTCGGGGTCAACGCCCGGCGGTGCATTTTGTTCGCCCCGGGGAACGCGCGGCGCGCACCAGTAGAGCGCTTCGCCGATGGCGCGGAAGGATCCTTCCAGGGTGATCTGCTGATAGGGGCCGTCTATGTCCTCGGCATGGCGCAGATAGACAAATGTGCCATGCAAGAGCCCATCCAGGAGCCAGCCGTCGCCATCCACCAGCCGGGCGGAATAGGGGCCAGCATCGGCAATCGCGGCAATGGTCCGGTCCTCCCGGTCCAGCGTCAGATGCCAGTTGCCTTCCGCTCCAGGCCAGCGCCCCGACTGGATATGGATGCCGGTCGAATAGTCGTCTTCGCAGCGCACGATGATGCAGGCCTGCTCCACGCCCTCGGCAGCCGCGGGGCAACCCATGCTGGCCCGGTCGCCTTCGCCAGCAAGTGGGGACGGGTGCCAACCGGGCTCGAAGGCCAGGGCCGGCGACGCCGCCAGCGTCAGCATGATCAGGATTTTGGCGCGATCAAATCCCATTTGTTTCCATAAAGGTCAGCAAACACCACGACCGAACCATAGGGCTCGTGCCGTGGGGTTTCGAGGAATGTCACGCCACGGTCGCGGAAGCTTGCATAGTCGCGGTCGAAATCATCGGTCTGCAGGAACAGCATGACCCGCCCGCCGCCTTGACGGCCGATCATCGCGGCCTGCTCGGCGCCATCCGCCTTGGCCAGCAGGAGCCTTGCTCCCATGCCGCCGGCGGGTGCGACGACCACCCAGCGCTTGTCAGGACCCAGCGGCGTGTCTTCCAGCAATTCAAAGCCGAGCCGGTCGACATAAAAGGCGATGGCGGCATCGTAGTCATCGACGATGAGCGAAATGGTGGCGATGGCAAGGGTCATGCCGTCATGGTGCGCCGCGCCCGGCGGGACGGTCAAGCGTCTGACGGCAGTCGAACGCTTTTGGGCAGAACCGTCCAATCCTGTGGATAGGGCCGATCCCCGTTCGGCCGATTGACCAATTGGTCAATTTCCCATTGCGCTGCCTAAATTTCTGGGCTTTGGTAGGGCCCAAGCCCCGGTAAAAACGCCGGGAGCGCAAAAATATGTCTCGGGAGACAGCAATCATGAAATTGACCAAGACCCTGTTGGCGGCAACCGCCATGCTGGCTTTGGCCGCTGGTGCAGCGGAAGCCAAGCAGCTCGTCTATTGCTCGGAAGCCTCGCCCGCGCACTTCGATCCCGGCCCGCTGACGGGCGGCAATGACTTCGATGCGTCCTCGCAGACCATCTACAACCGTCTGGTCGAATTCGTCCCCGGAACCACCGAGGTGGCACCGGCCCTGGCCGAGAGCTGGGAAGTGTCCGAGGATGGCCTGGAATACACCTTCAAGCTGCGTCCGGGCGTCAAGTTCCACACGACCGAGTACTTCACGCCGACGCGCGATCTCAACGCCGATGACGTGATCTTCTCCTTCGAGCGCCAGTACAAGGAAGACAATCCCTGGATCAACTATCTCGAAGGCATGACCTGGGACTATTTCCAGGGCATGGACATGCCGCGCTATATCGCTTCGCTCGAAAAGGTCGATGA includes the following:
- a CDS encoding VOC family protein — its product is MTLAIATISLIVDDYDAAIAFYVDRLGFELLEDTPLGPDKRWVVVAPAGGMGARLLLAKADGAEQAAMIGRQGGGRVMLFLQTDDFDRDYASFRDRGVTFLETPRHEPYGSVVVFADLYGNKWDLIAPKS